A window of the Oceanithermus desulfurans genome harbors these coding sequences:
- a CDS encoding helix-turn-helix domain-containing protein, whose translation MAAQASPTKSERIRELYRQGKSISEIARELGIRYQRAYNVLVNSGLHKPKSKKGEAPEAPKVDPKAYTEFIRGLDLRAVLLEQIEAQVKARPEGRLGFEISLTPTDEHPRLMDGGFSAALRFEVEFLVQEKDGGKERTFGYIQAVWRGVYSSRMKPSKAIYALFAHQNLPVNLWPYFRVQVDQLTAQMGLPRLVLPAFKTVR comes from the coding sequence ATGGCGGCGCAGGCATCCCCCACCAAGTCCGAGCGGATCCGCGAGCTTTACCGGCAGGGTAAGAGCATCAGCGAGATCGCAAGAGAGCTGGGCATCCGCTACCAGCGCGCCTACAACGTGCTGGTGAACTCGGGGCTCCATAAGCCGAAGTCAAAAAAGGGCGAAGCCCCTGAAGCCCCTAAGGTGGACCCGAAGGCTTACACCGAGTTCATCCGGGGCCTGGATTTGAGAGCGGTCTTGCTCGAGCAGATCGAAGCCCAGGTCAAGGCGCGTCCGGAAGGGCGGCTGGGTTTCGAGATCAGCCTCACCCCGACCGACGAACACCCGAGGCTGATGGACGGAGGGTTCTCCGCCGCCCTGCGCTTCGAGGTCGAGTTCTTGGTGCAGGAAAAAGACGGCGGCAAGGAGCGCACGTTCGGTTACATCCAGGCGGTCTGGCGCGGCGTTTACAGCTCTCGGATGAAGCCTTCCAAGGCGATCTACGCACTCTTCGCCCATCAGAACTTGCCGGTCAACCTCTGGCCCTACTTCCGAGTTCAGGTAGACCAGCTTACCGCCCAGATGGGCCTACCGCGGCTCGTCCTGCCCGCGTTCAAGACGGTCAGGTAG
- a CDS encoding helix-turn-helix domain-containing protein, protein MKRKLTTLEKYFAESMENPELRRAYYEVTAEELGEILRYLRKQRDLSQTELARRLGYANRSRLSQIEGAEGLALSLETIARYANALGYRVDLNFVDQESGEVAARYFLEHMDVVAEEPAWQGPAPLGWQGPERTGDGDAGDFVWAA, encoded by the coding sequence GTGAAGAGGAAACTCACCACGCTCGAAAAGTATTTCGCAGAGTCGATGGAAAACCCCGAACTGCGGCGGGCCTATTACGAGGTCACCGCCGAGGAGCTTGGCGAGATCCTGCGCTACCTGCGCAAGCAGCGGGACCTCAGCCAGACCGAGCTGGCTCGGAGGCTCGGCTACGCAAACCGGAGCCGGCTTTCCCAGATCGAGGGCGCCGAGGGGCTTGCCCTGAGCCTGGAGACCATCGCCCGCTACGCCAACGCTCTCGGCTACCGGGTGGATCTGAACTTCGTGGACCAGGAGAGTGGCGAGGTAGCGGCTCGCTACTTCCTCGAGCACATGGACGTGGTGGCCGAGGAGCCCGCCTGGCAGGGTCCGGCCCCCCTTGGCTGGCAGGGGCCCGAGCGCACCGGCGACGGCGACGCGGGCGACTTCGTTTGGGCGGCGTAG